One Keratinibaculum paraultunense genomic window carries:
- the rpsF gene encoding 30S ribosomal protein S6, protein MRKYEAVFIFMPNIEEEKRNQLLDRLKGVIESNGTITNIDEWGTRKLAYEINDQTEGYYVIINFETTPETVKELDRIAKISDSIMRHMIVREDD, encoded by the coding sequence ATGAGAAAGTATGAGGCAGTTTTTATTTTTATGCCAAATATAGAAGAAGAGAAAAGAAATCAATTATTGGATAGATTAAAAGGTGTTATAGAATCCAATGGTACTATTACAAATATTGATGAATGGGGAACTAGAAAATTAGCCTATGAAATCAATGATCAAACCGAAGGATATTATGTAATAATTAATTTTGAAACCACCCCAGAAACAGTAAAAGAACTAGACAGAATTGCAAAAATTTCTGACAGTATAATGAGGCATATGATAGTTAGGGAAGACGA